The Planococcus halocryophilus nucleotide sequence AAGCTGTATTAAAGTCTATTAAGGTATTTGAAAAAGCAATTATGGAGGTGACGAGAAATTGATTGATACGATATTGACGATTGCCCTCTCTCTTTTTATCCTAGCCATCATTTTGGCATTGTATCGCATTATCCGTGGCCCCTCCATGCCAGACCGCGTAGTAGCACTGGATATGATTGGCGTAAATCTGATCTCAGGTGTAGCTGTATTTTCCGTCGTTCTCAGTACGCACGCATTTCTCGAAGTCATCCTAATTGTTGGGATTCTGGCATTTATCAGTACCCTTGCGTTAGCGCGCTTTGTTGAAAGGGGCGATATCGTTGAGCATAAACACAATCGGTGAATATTTCGGGGTTTTCCTCATTTTAATCGGCAGCATCATGGCGGTCATTAGTGCAATCGGAATTATTCGGTTGCCAGATGTTTACACTCGTTCCCATGCAGCTACTAAAAGTTCCACGTTGGCTGTATTGTTATCATTGTCTGGCACATTTATTTATTTCTGGGCAACAGAAAACTTTATCAGCGTTCGACTTCTGCTCGGTATAACGTTTGTCTTTTTAACAGCTCCTGTATCAGGTCACTTACTAACACGAGCAGCTTATCGATCGAACGTTAAATTAGCCAACGCTTCCACAGAAGACGCACTGGAAAAGTTATTTAAGAAATAAACAAATGCTCAATGCATAAACTACAGCCAAATTCTTATTAAACTGAATAGTGATGCATACTCTTCAACCGGACTGGCCACTTCGCTTTCCGTGGGCTCAGCTTCAGTCTCCTCGTCACTGAAAACCCATGCTTCTGCATCGCTGCGCTAGCTTCGTCCGCGGAAAGCGTCCACTGGGTGCGGAGAATCCTATATGCATAAAAAAAATGAGTAACTATTCTTTTGTCTACAAGCTGAAACTACAGCCAACTCGATTTATTCGAGTTGGCTGTAGTTTTTATATTTAGAGAAAATCGCTCCGAACGCTTTGAGGAGAACAAAGCCAAATCAACATATTTTCACGACGCTTTTTTATCATTAAAGCAAAAGTTTATCAAAAATAAAGGTAGGGAATAGTGAGAGAAAAAGAGTGTAAGAAGGGATAATCGATGGACAATGTGAGAGACACTTTTAAAGAAGTTGCCGCCGCAATCCTTCCGGTTACCACCGTTGTCATTTTATTGCAGCTTATTTTTATCCGAATTCCTTTTGAAGCGTTAATCCAGTTTCTTATTGGTGTCTCGTTTGTCAGCGTTGGGTTTTTCTTATTCCTTATAGGTGTGAATGCCGGATTATTGCCCATTGGCGAAATGATTGGTAGAAAACTTCCCAGCACAAAGAAAGTCGGGTTTATTATCGCAACAGGGTTTTTGCTTGGGCTTGTAGTGACAATCGCAGAACCCGACGTCCGTATCCTCGCAAAACAAATCGAAGAGACGTCTGAAGGGACTGTCAGTGCCCCAACCCTGATTTGGTCGGTCTCACTTGGACTCGCCATCTTCGTAGCATTAGCGATGATTCGCACCATTTTTAGAATTCCTCTCCATTACTTGCTCATCGGTGGTTATACTTTGGTTTTTCTATTATCTTTTTTTGTTCCAAAAGATTTTATCGCGATCTCGT carries:
- a CDS encoding Na(+)/H(+) antiporter subunit F1, yielding MIDTILTIALSLFILAIILALYRIIRGPSMPDRVVALDMIGVNLISGVAVFSVVLSTHAFLEVILIVGILAFISTLALARFVERGDIVEHKHNR
- a CDS encoding Na+/H+ antiporter subunit G, which produces MSINTIGEYFGVFLILIGSIMAVISAIGIIRLPDVYTRSHAATKSSTLAVLLSLSGTFIYFWATENFISVRLLLGITFVFLTAPVSGHLLTRAAYRSNVKLANASTEDALEKLFKK
- a CDS encoding DUF1538 domain-containing protein, producing MDNVRDTFKEVAAAILPVTTVVILLQLIFIRIPFEALIQFLIGVSFVSVGFFLFLIGVNAGLLPIGEMIGRKLPSTKKVGFIIATGFLLGLVVTIAEPDVRILAKQIEETSEGTVSAPTLIWSVSLGLAIFVALAMIRTIFRIPLHYLLIGGYTLVFLLSFFVPKDFIAISFDAGGVTTGPMAVPFILALGIGVASVLRLETENSGEKFGLIGLASIGPILAVMLLGVLFR